Proteins from a genomic interval of Poecile atricapillus isolate bPoeAtr1 chromosome 1, bPoeAtr1.hap1, whole genome shotgun sequence:
- the LOC131578610 gene encoding C-type lectin domain family 4 member E-like isoform X1, whose product MLPPALGSDMLTLALCFSAPAEDRSCSWLNIWVFLTFALAIKAAFVTICFVVPFCHSTDQPTALQQQFSEWKCDSAVPQGTARGWTCCPNGWKRFQRSCYFLSLDTMSWTESEQNCTGMGSQLVVINSKEEQVFLSEQIRQSKEPKPDNFYIGLFAENVGKWQWVDKTPYNVTAAFWRKGEPSDTLDEKCVIIHRDTELPNNWNDVRCLKYHRICEAAAVTL is encoded by the exons AtgctgcccccagctctgggtTCGGACATGCTCACtcttgctttgtgtttttcagCCCCAGCAGAAGACAGAAGCTGCTCCTGGCTGAACATCTGGGTCTTCCTTACCTTTGCCCTTGCAATCAAAGCTGCCTTTGTGACCATCTGCTTTG TGGTTCCCTTCTGCCACAGCACTGACCagcccacagccctgcagcagcagttctCGGAGTGGAAGTGCGACTCGGCAGTGCCACAAGGCACAG cacGAGGTTGGACGTGCTGCCCAAATGGCTGGAAAAGGTTCCAAAGAAGCTGCTATTTCCTGTCCCTTGACACAATGAGCTGGACTGAGAGTGAGCAGAACTGCACTGGGATGGGCTCCCAGCTGGTGGTAATCAACAGCAAGGAAGAGCAG GTTTTTCTCTCTGAGCAGATAAGACAATCTAAAGAACCGAAACCAGACAATTTCTACATTGGTCTGTTTGCAGAGAACGTGGGCAAGTGGCAGTGGGTGGACAAGACTCCATACAATGTGACAGCAGC GTTCTGGCGAAAAGGTGAACCAAGTGATACCCTTGATGAGAAGTGCGTTATAATCCATAGGGATACAGAACTACCCAACAACTGGAATGACGTCAGATGTTTGAAGTATCATCGAATTTGTGAAGCTGCAGCAGTAACTCTGTGA
- the LOC131578610 gene encoding C-type lectin domain family 4 member E-like isoform X2 encodes MMDHQSRVSPGTAAPAEDRSCSWLNIWVFLTFALAIKAAFVTICFVVPFCHSTDQPTALQQQFSEWKCDSAVPQGTARGWTCCPNGWKRFQRSCYFLSLDTMSWTESEQNCTGMGSQLVVINSKEEQVFLSEQIRQSKEPKPDNFYIGLFAENVGKWQWVDKTPYNVTAAFWRKGEPSDTLDEKCVIIHRDTELPNNWNDVRCLKYHRICEAAAVTL; translated from the exons ATGATGGATCACCAAAGCAGAGTCAGTCCTGGAACTGCAG CCCCAGCAGAAGACAGAAGCTGCTCCTGGCTGAACATCTGGGTCTTCCTTACCTTTGCCCTTGCAATCAAAGCTGCCTTTGTGACCATCTGCTTTG TGGTTCCCTTCTGCCACAGCACTGACCagcccacagccctgcagcagcagttctCGGAGTGGAAGTGCGACTCGGCAGTGCCACAAGGCACAG cacGAGGTTGGACGTGCTGCCCAAATGGCTGGAAAAGGTTCCAAAGAAGCTGCTATTTCCTGTCCCTTGACACAATGAGCTGGACTGAGAGTGAGCAGAACTGCACTGGGATGGGCTCCCAGCTGGTGGTAATCAACAGCAAGGAAGAGCAG GTTTTTCTCTCTGAGCAGATAAGACAATCTAAAGAACCGAAACCAGACAATTTCTACATTGGTCTGTTTGCAGAGAACGTGGGCAAGTGGCAGTGGGTGGACAAGACTCCATACAATGTGACAGCAGC GTTCTGGCGAAAAGGTGAACCAAGTGATACCCTTGATGAGAAGTGCGTTATAATCCATAGGGATACAGAACTACCCAACAACTGGAATGACGTCAGATGTTTGAAGTATCATCGAATTTGTGAAGCTGCAGCAGTAACTCTGTGA